The Methanobrevibacter sp. TLL-48-HuF1 genomic sequence TGGATTTTATCCAGAGAATCTTAAAACAAAACAGAAAATAGCTAAAATAACTGTAATAACTATAACATGTTCAGGAGAAAGTTTTGGACCTACACTTTCTTCATCAAAATATCTTACTAAACCAGCACCAGTTTGAGGCATGCTAATTTTATCATTCTTTTTTGACATAATAAACTCCCTTCAAATTAATTTATAAAAATAATTGACTATATTTATTTTTTTCATAGTATATAAACTTTAGATTTTCTCTTTTTTAATTACGCAAATGTCACTTATTCTTGTATCAGGATACTGTCCGTTTTCATCTTTCTCAACTGCCTTAACCATGTCCCATATTGTAAGCAAACTAACACTTACACCAGTTAAAGCTTCCATTTCAACACCAGTTTTTCCTAATGTTTTAACACTGCATGTTGCAGTTATTTCAGTTGATTTAACATCAAAATCTATTTCAATCCCAGTTAAACTTAACGGATGACAGAGCGGAATAATTGAAGAAGTGCCTTTAACTGCCTGAATTCCAGCTATTTGAGCAGTAGTTAATACATTTCCTTTCTTAATTTCTTCATTTTGAATCATTTTAATGGTATTTTCATCTAAATGTATTTTTCCACTAGCTATAGCTAATCTTTTTTGATCCGGCTTTTGGCCAACTTCAACCATATGTACTCCACTGTCTGTAAGGTGTGTAAACTCTTTACCCATTATTATTTCTCCTATTTTTCACTTACTTCTACAACATCCAGCTGTTCACAAATAGATTTAACTCCTAAAACTTCGCCGACATTAGGTTCGGTTCTGTTTTCATCACCGGAAATTAATTCCTTAATATACAGACCGCCTTCTGTTTTAACAGTCATTTCAAAAGTAGTATCATCAATTATTTCGCAGGAAACATTATGAACATGCTTAATTCTTACTTTATCAGCTCTCCTATGAATTACTCTTAAAGGTGTTTGCTGATGAATTTCATCCAAATTGTTTAAAGTAGCTAATTTGTCCTTGTCATAAGGCTTATCGCATTTTACCAATGCTTTATAAATTTTATAAGCATCACTTGA encodes the following:
- the moaC gene encoding cyclic pyranopterin monophosphate synthase MoaC, which produces MGKEFTHLTDSGVHMVEVGQKPDQKRLAIASGKIHLDENTIKMIQNEEIKKGNVLTTAQIAGIQAVKGTSSIIPLCHPLSLTGIEIDFDVKSTEITATCSVKTLGKTGVEMEALTGVSVSLLTIWDMVKAVEKDENGQYPDTRISDICVIKKEKI
- a CDS encoding preprotein translocase subunit Sec61beta, which produces MSKKNDKISMPQTGAGLVRYFDEESVGPKLSPEHVIVITVILAIFCFVLRFSG